The window TTGGGAGTATGTAAACCTGGAAACTTCACATATTCCGGATAAAGTTCAATTACAGTATCAAGAACTCTTTGGAAATGATGACTAACTCTCCCTAGACTTTAAAAAACGATGACTAATGACACGGTTATGAACATTACCACTTGTTCCTCTAAATTGCACCTCtttaaattagaaagtaaatttctATATCTAATTAGAGAGCACAATTCGAAAAACTTATCCCGACCCATTCTTAGCTATGCTAGACAGTCAACATCACTCTTTTTAATGATTCCATTTATGAATCTATTTCTCTCTATATGACCACCTCTAAGCGAAACCTTGATACAATAATAGCAATAATATTCAATAGCTCTCATAACACATGCAGACGCTGCAATCGCAATTCATGTAGCTGCTATTTCGTTTTCATTCCAATCACTACTGGAGGATTGATCAGGGCTAAAGTCGTCACTATGAGACCCcgtaagtaggggtgtacacgaaccgagctagtttggttagctcgcttgactcaactcgaaaaagctcgattcgacttggttcgaagctgagttcgagccaagtcgagttgattttttgagctcgaaaatgagttcgagtcgagttcgagcagaccccaactcgactcgactcggatcgaatccagctcgaattaaactcgaatcgaactagttcggtgactcgattactttgccattgatgttgcttactaactgtttgataaaatgactcaacgaaatgtggctagtagtaaggaaggtttggctggtggtaaggtggcaaggaaggtatgtacatgaaacaaataccttctctctctctctctctttaatgttAATTAGAAGCTGTTAgagaaaatacctataaaatcattgcctctatttgtaaaatagtgagattttaaagttgcagttaaggtgtttgtggaaatgcctcaatggcaaactcggcccgagctggcccaagTTGCTGACCGAATCAAGTCCAGCTGGCcggtcaagctcgaggaccaagttcgagctgaggtcagccactactcgagccgagtcgagctgaggctagctcaactcggttcgattcaatgtacacccctacctataAGACAAATGGGGAACTGACATGTTATTATTTTCAGTTATTTTCTATTTATTAGTGCAAATGGCACTAGAAGACTATAAGTACAACAAGGAATTAAAGTACATAAAAGGTGAGCTCAAATCATAGTATATTACAGTCAGGCAGTTTTAGGCATAACACATGTTACAGTCGAGTAAAATGAGTTCGTGATTAGGAGAAGTTTAACAATAACATAGAGAAAAATACACTTAGATTGAAATAAGAGTGATTAGtaatatatgtttgattttaagTGTGTATTAGCAGTGTAATTACGCACCTCTGTTCTTTCTTACAATGAAATGAATTGATTAGTATCAGGATCTGCACATATACGAGACTTATCTGCACCAGTGGGCAACAGTCAGACCTCAATATTTACTATACTAAAAAATAATACAGAACAAAGAATCGAAATGATTTTGGAGTATCTTTAAAATATAGTTTGCAAAACATGAAACTATATGTTAGTCTTTCAGACATCTATCATAACCAATGAATATTCACAGTACGATAAAATACAATCAATACAAACAAGTGTTTGAACATGCATCCTATCGGCCTtatgagaaaaaggatgatgCATTCAAAATCATGTACGATTGAAAAGGGAATATTACTTTCAACAATCAACAAGCCACTGGATGTTACAAACCCTCTAAAATGTTTTCAGAACTGAAGTTTTATTgtggaagaagatggaagataatattttcttttatagcCATATATAAAATAGAGTTAGTATTGGTCAATGGAGTTTATTACTCCCACACTTGATAACATGTAGAGGTCATGTCCCAAGTGTTTAGAGGTGAATCCATCTCCCAGATACGCTTCTGATACGTAATGTTGTCATGAAGATCTCCCTTTCAAGAAAATTGAAATCCGGTGTATTGCATAGGACACCCTCTTCATAGGGTATAGCAGAGAACTATCTCCACAACCTTGTTCAACTGCTCCTGTAAAAGAAGGTACATGAAGAGAAACTATATCCACCACTCAAAGGATGGATACTCTCAACTTAAAACACTGATCACCTTTTGTCCCTGAAACTATAATGGAAATAAAATAAACTACCTGGTTTCACAAAATCTGTTAGAATAATCTGTATTGGACGTAAGAAAGATTGATTTATGCTAGGATCAAGCAGTGACTAAACTCATCTCATCTTCGTCGTAGCCGAAGACGAAGAGGCTAACGTCCAGCCAGACGTCTTAGATATAGTCGGAAAGGCATGATCACCTCTCTCACAGGGGTGAAGACGAACAGAGAAGAAGAGGGAGGGTGCAGAAAGGCGCTATGGACCACCGAAATACCTTtatgaaaacttttttttttccgctAGCGATGCAGTGCAATGAAAGCGATGCATTGCATGATGCGAAGATTAATGACAGCAGGGACACGTGACATTCATAATCTGGTTCGGCAATGTACTCAAGTGGCACGTGTACACTGGATTTCAATTCGAATTCAAACGCCGGTTATTGTATTATTTAATGAAAAAACAATGCAGTACAATCTACGCCGTTGATCCAAACACACACTTATCACTCGAACACCTCTCAATTTACAAATAAGAGCCATACAGTGCTCTTATGGGTATGGTTATCTATATGAAACACGTTGTCTACATGGCATCTGTGTGCCTTAATCCAAACAATTAAAATCACGGATTCCAATGTATATGGGACCCAGTCAAAGTATCATATTGGTTGGTTGGAAGTTGTTATCTTGTTAAGAAACATCCCTcacttgatctagaccgttggtatCATCATTACACTTGGGTTTTTGAGTTATGGCCCATCTCCAACTAaaccaacagtttggatggtttaCATCCATGTAAATATATGTCCATTGAACGTACATATGGATAATCTCATTTTCTCATCCTATTAGACCtagttaggtgggccatacgtagTTGTATCAATGTACAATGGACGccaattgcgtcctaccctgccccTATCCAGCTTGGAATGTGCAAGAGCTTtcagtggccaccatgatgtatggattttatctataccgtccatctatttttacgtatcatttcaGGATATAATCCTGAAATTGAGGCAGATTTAAGACAAAGGTGGACCATACACAATGAAATTAAACTCgtatagttgaaaacttcttgggagccacagaagatttgaatcgagttgatatttgtgtttgctctTCATCCAGTTCTATGTAACtctatgaataagttggatggcaaataaacatcacggtggaccatagaaaagttttagaatcattatcactgctgcttcatgcggtgtggtccacttaagccttagatatTCTTAATTTTTTGTCTTATCCCATAAAATGccatgtaaaaatagatggacggtattgataaaacccatacatcactgtggccactcaaagctcctacccATTCCCTGCTGGTGATGGATTCCCTGCTGGTGACCGGCGGGGTCGAAACCAATCCGTGTCCATGTACAACATtcataaaatagaaaatctacttTTATCCAATGAAGTTTACTCATATACATCCAAAAGATTTATAAACTTATATTATTGTTGGATCTAATTTCATGTTTGATGATAGCCTCGAGGCAGATGAAGGACACGCGCAAAGGAAATCTCCAGTTCAAATATCCAACTCCAATTCAAATATCCaagcatttttatattttaaaacttTTTCCCGATGAATATGTACCAAAAGCTTGACCTTTGATCCTCGGGCTGTTGATTCCAACGCATAAGATTAtccaatcttgaagatttttgaGGCAGCCATCTTTAATGTTATATTTCGtcagatcaacggcttggatcgtAAACATGTCTCCGATCCAATGGAAATTAACCCAATGTACTGTAATATTTTGGGATGTATGGAGCAAGCTTTGGTACGCGCGCTCACTCGCGGATACGGGCAGCTAACGTACACGCCACGTATTTACGAGACTGGCAGATTAGTACAAAATCTAATCCACTCATCAGAGAGGCATCACTATTTAGATACTTTCATGCAAGAATCAGGTCGGTTCAATCATCATGTGGGACTCAATTTATAAAACAAATTTACGGTTGAAAAAATCTTGGCTAAGCTTTTCATGGCCACCAATCTGTTTctaaaattgtggcccacctaatcaatgAAGTCAATTTATTTTCATTAGAGAAGATCTAAAGGTCAGAACCACCCCATGGATCGGTTGGATACTGCATCTGACAGCCACTGATCCACGTGTTAGCATTAGCAGCtttgtacacgcgtgtgggctcAGCAAAGCCAGATGTTACAACCCCGCTCATCCTTCCCGCGCTCGTGCGTCAAAACTCGGTAGTTTCGGTTGGAGTCGCGCCCAAGGAATTTGGCCTGCGTGCGCTAGAAGGCCCTTCTAAAATGCGCCGGTACGTGCCTTATATGATAGTTTGCTACCATTAACAAAATAGTGGCGACTctttaaccatccaaatttcatcgTACtcagatgatctaaaccgttaaaATTTCACCGGGAAGCTAAAATTTACGTCAGATTTTTTAGGTTTTGAAATTCAGACTGCTCCATGTTTAACATAAACCATCCCTTTGATTACTACTatctggatggttaggatttattAAAAAGTGTCATCTTATACACCTGTTCTTTTCACTATGTGATATTCTCCAGAATCTCCAGAATCTTGATGGTCTCGATAGTCGTAGATAAGATCaaatgtgaggaggatgagttatCACCATTTTCAATATGGTGTTTAACTAACATAGACTTCAAGTCCAATGGGCCAGATGAAAGAGGATCCTCGACCCGAGGAAAAGCACAGTAACCTCGAGCCTAGAGTATTGGGGCAACTTAAACCCATGATAGGTGATCGAGTCTtttgatctgatgggtcccaccgtggatggaggATTGCCAGAGATTGAACCTGATCTAAtaatcccactctgctatcagtgacctacaaatagacggttgaaaataaaaaaagaaaaatcaaatattcgaATTCAGTGTGGAAATTTAAAAATCAAACCTTAAATGGCTTCGGATTCGATGTTAATCCCCGTATCAATGACAAACcgatgggtgggccacacatgcaggaAATGAAAGCTCGAGGAGCGGTCCTATATGCTCGGGTCAGGCGTCGTATATAAACCAACCAGAAAAGGAAATACCCTCTCTCATGCCCACATCTTCGACCGAAGAACGAGTAGTCTCCGAATCCCGAATTCCGACGCGTGGATTCTCCCCTCCGCTATCCCAACCCCCTTCGGCTCCTCTTTCTAATCTCAGCAATTTCAGTTTCTACCCATCCATCTCCTCAATTTCTCTGTTATCTCTATCCCAAATCGCCGATTTCCCCTTTTCCGTTTATTCTCTCATCTCTTCCGCCGGATCAACGATCTACTACTGTTGATTGATCGATCGCTCTCGATAAGGTCATTTCTGTTCTTTGATTAATCTAAAGTTTTCTATTAAGATAAGGGTTAGAAGAAAAATAGGAGAATCTAtccaattttttgttttttattttttagggttttatgttttttaatttatttattcgtTCTGGTTCTGATCAAGAAACTCGGTGAAATTCTTGGTGCTATATTTTTAACTGTTCATCCAAAATTGAGGGTTGTCTTGCAGGATTTAGGGTTAGATTAgggtttttgttgttgttttcattgtgaaaaaaaaatactatttaggattagggtttgtaATTTCTTTTCCTTTGGGTAGAGAGCTATGACCCTGAATTTTCCGCGTTGCACGGTTCTCCCTTTAAATTCTTCTGAGGACAATTTGGTTCCATCGGTCTCGATCGGGGATAGGAGCGGGGAGGGCCTTGTTAAGCCGCGGTGCTTCAATTGGGGAGTTGAGGATTTGTATGATTTGGGTAGGGATGGAGGCAACAGGGGAGGGGGTTCTTGTGAGCCTATCGCCGCCGATGATATCCTCGACCTGTTGCCGTCGGATCCGTTTGGCATGGAACTGAGTGCAACCTTCACGGCAATCGCAGGCTGGATTGAGGATTTGGAGATCGGGAGCCCCAGCGAGGATAGGTTGGTTGCCGGATTGAATTTGTTCTGGAACCAAGCGATGATGTTTGAATCTGAAGCCGCTGATGTGGGTGTCGGTGGGGGATTGGATTTGAGCAGTAAATTTGGTGGGATGGTGGTCGAGGAGAAGGAATTGGGAGATGTTTCCCGCGACGGCGAGCTTGTATCTGTTTGGGATGTGGAGGAATTTCTGAGTTTCGGCGATGAAGATCCAAACGCGGTTGGTTGTCGTCGGGCTGAAGATTTAGCACACCATGCCGAGAGTTGCTCTGATGGAGGTGGGGGAGCTACACATGATGCTCTGATGTTCGCGCTGAGTTATTTGGGTGTGCGGGATCTCCTCACCGCTGAAAGGGTTTGCAGATCCATGCGTTCATCGGTTCAGAACGATGCGCTCCTGTGGAGGAGAATCCACATAGATCAGCCGTTGAGCAAGAGGATTACTGATGATGCTCTTTTACAGTTGACTAGAAGGGCACAGGGTGGTTTACAATACTTGAGTCTGGTGGAGTGTTCATTGATCACTGATGATGGTCTGAAGCGTGTTCTTGAATCCAACCCGAAACTCACAAAGGTCAGTATCTGAAACTCTGTACACCGTTAATTTATCCCCATCAGGTATTCAATGTGTTACTTTGTATCAGTATTGAGGTGCTTGTTTGTTCAGCTGCTTCATTTTCATCATAGGTGTATAATCCCCCCTTACATCTATGGAGGTATGATCGAGTATTAATTATGTATGCCTTGTTGCTCTGTGAATCTTTATGTGGGGCTAAAGTGGGCCAGCTCATGACTGTGGTGACCTGTTGAACACCAGGGTCCACCAATATCACCATGATCAGTTGATTGAGAAATGGGCGGTGACACTGTTTTATTATTTTATCAACCATTTTGCAATCCCTTGTATTTTTTACCACTTGCCACTATCCAATCAAGGGTACTTTTGGATCCAATGTGTTATTCCTGTATATGTTTATTTTCTCCTTGTATTTATTGTTAATGATGCTTCAACTAATGCCTAAAAGGAGCAAAAAAGTGCATCAAAGGAGAGGGAAAGGATATCCAGTACATAAGGAAGATCTCAACTTGCTCTTTAGCTAGTGGGTGAACCTTCTCATGTttcaatccaaactttttaagaGATAATACGTTTGGTGTTGTATTTCTTGATGTCTTAGATTGCATAATAACTTTATGTATTTGTTGTTATTGTTCAATGCATTCCTCTGTATCATTGTTAGTTATCTAGTTTGTCTTCTTATAGTTGGTCAGATCTAATCCATCTAAAGAAACATTTGGGAGTCCTGTCATCGAAACAAGTGGGTGGCAGCCATGCATTTTGTAATATGCATACATGTGGAAATTTGGAGGAACATAATGATGCCATACCCTCACATGGTTACCCACCCCCCCCTCTGTACCTAtcttttctcctttgattgatcGTTATGATGCTTATACTTATAACTCAAAAGGAGAAAACAAAGTGCATCAAGGGAGAAGGAAAACATAGCCAATGCATAATGAATGTCTCTACTCACCCTATAGCTAGTGTTTCAGCCTTCCCATGAGTCAATCTGAGAGATAATATTCACATCAAAGCAAAGATTGACTGGGTGTTCTGGTTCTGAGGATGATGGGATAAGCTACCACCATATTGTGGATGAGATAATGGAACCTTCCCATTCTCAACTGACTTGTGATTTGGAAAGGAAAGGCAAGAAACACGAGCCCACttattgtgattttcattttCCACACTAGCCCACTTCCCATTCTCACTTATTGTGATTTGCACCAAGCACATTGCATGTTTGGAAAGCCCTGCCAACCATGATCTTTTTAGTGTACATCAAATGCTAACTAACTCTCCATTCTCATCACAATGAAGTCTACTGTCCATGGCTGCAGTTTGTGCGTGAATAGCACTTGATTGTGTGAGTCTCCTTCCACCAGTAGTGATTTGGAAACTGATGATTTCAAAAGGCGTAGTTCTCTTAGAGAGTGGATTAATTCATTCAATtctc is drawn from Magnolia sinica isolate HGM2019 chromosome 5, MsV1, whole genome shotgun sequence and contains these coding sequences:
- the LOC131246248 gene encoding F-box protein SKIP14-like, with product MTLNFPRCTVLPLNSSEDNLVPSVSIGDRSGEGLVKPRCFNWGVEDLYDLGRDGGNRGGGSCEPIAADDILDLLPSDPFGMELSATFTAIAGWIEDLEIGSPSEDRLVAGLNLFWNQAMMFESEAADVGVGGGLDLSSKFGGMVVEEKELGDVSRDGELVSVWDVEEFLSFGDEDPNAVGCRRAEDLAHHAESCSDGGGGATHDALMFALSYLGVRDLLTAERVCRSMRSSVQNDALLWRRIHIDQPLSKRITDDALLQLTRRAQGGLQYLSLVECSLITDDGLKRVLESNPKLTKLSVPGCTRLSIEGLVNNLKAFKSAGIGGIKCLQIGGLYGVTQKHFEELKFLLDADENKQPKAHKQRFYHTGNMSHLCDNECQGIDIEMCPRCQNLRLVYDCPAETCQGEQPTAQQCRGCSFCISRCVQCGRCINDSEYQETFCLDLLCSGCWKQLLQWQEKLEERGAGSKHTILHQEMRYRVCVYHR